A region of Esox lucius isolate fEsoLuc1 chromosome 3, fEsoLuc1.pri, whole genome shotgun sequence DNA encodes the following proteins:
- the LOC105021139 gene encoding uncharacterized protein LOC105021139, protein MQDSKKNDYRAQPSVSVCDNEREEAGSPEVCEDSDGTEDMEGEFLGCVAGSDDSLLDSTFEEELDRLLEPENTEHPPYLMGTSETVEGEENTPYGTAVTETRVSDATPPSVRRLRKRAFPSRSVMEASPYDEDDGVEPLSDSEVDTSRLSECIENVSDLEVAQQRERRSVRKSLFPLGTPSRAKSKRKACAATPPMAESSESSGEDEDVLSSETEAMESRLLKRIEARALPSTPLTTRSAKSINKVNTAERRWKTEDEPDLRPSLVKFTPARTPGPLLDSSKDHTVLELFQLFFSHDVVNTLCSNTNENAKRRQEHGFKEPWKPVRLEEMYKYISVVIYMGLLNVHTVSDYWSLDGMYALPFCRTVMTMTRFLAISCSLHMCDPNEDEENEKKKGTAGYDRLMRIQPLKNQISEACRAFYHPLQNLFIDERIVRAKVGGSHNQHTKAIRYKCGFKLCILLDSQNGYTCDFDVLAHKSPSASSAGEDHDAVLNVLNVTHLGTGYHVYIGHAFASAALFRDLYKRKLGACGPVRAGFSGVQEDSTPARAERGNVQWLRDGELLFIEWLDRQPVTMCSTIHKAFGRVKRKKDTATRRSVGIPEMIESYNKHKRGVQLSDNMMKCYSVAHKTMKWYKTFFFQFVDIAVVNGFLLQKEIARVKKTTPMSHKQFREELCLQLADIVEQEEPDEEEESLREQVEVVKGKAGPQGEELEEEPEEELVEVKQPCYPVPFIDTTAADTSRVPNPRRQCCMCKEFKTYWKCGSCQVALCLIPDRNCFRAWHMDRNNLVEEVFKRQIKYNPYPHPWMEYGGKKIEFKSQKQARCFIKNHFGLRTNKK, encoded by the exons ATGCAGGACTCGAAAAAAAACGATTATCGGGCTCAaccttctgtctctgtgtgcgaCAATGAAAG GGAGGAGGCAGGCTCACCTGAGGTGTGTGAGGACAGTGATGGAACGGAAGATATGGAGGGAGAGTTTTTGGGATGTGTCGCTGGCAGCGATGATTCACTTTTAGATTCCACCTTTGAAGAGGAGTTGGATCGACTTTTAGAACC AGAGAACACTGAACACCCTCCTTATCTGATGGGAACGTCAGAGACTGTAGAAGGTGAGGAAAACACTCCCTATGGCACAGCAGTCACAGAGACTAGAGTGAGCGATGCCACCCCTCCATCTGTGAGACGGCTCCGAAAAAGGGCCTTTCCCTCTCGCAGTGTAATGGAAGCTTCGCCGTATGACGAGGACGATGGAGTTGAGCCTCTCTCTGACTCAGAGGTTGACACGAGCAGGCTTTCAGAGTGTATAGAAAACGTCTCCGATCTCGAAGTAGCCCAGCAAAGGGAACGAAGGAGTGTCAGAAAGTCCCTCTTTCCCCTTGGGACACCCAGTCGCGCCAAATCCAAAAGGAAAGCGTGTGCCGCTACACCTCCCATGGCAGAATCCTCTGAGTCTAGTGGGGAAGATGAAGATGTCCTTTCCTCTGAGACAGAAGCTATGGAAAGCAGGCTGTTAAAGAGAATAGAGGCCAGAGCTTTGCCTTCTACCCCCTTGACAACCCGCTCTGCCAAATCCAttaacaaagttaacacagCCGAGAGGAGGTGGAAGACTGAGGATGAACCTGACCTGAGACCTAGCCTGGTGAAGTTCACTCCAGCCCGGACCCCAGGGCCCCTGCTAGACTCTTCAAAGGACCACACCGTTCTGGAGCTCTTCCAGCTCTTCTTCAGTCATGATGTTGTTAATACACTCTGCTCAAACACCAATGAGAACGCCAAGAGAAGACAAGAACATGGCTTCAAAGAACCATGGAAACCTGTACGTCTGGAGGAGATGTATAAGTACATCAGCGTTGTCATTTATATGGGTCTGTTGAATGTACACACTGTGTCAGACTACTGGAGTCTGGACGGAATGTATGCTCTTCCATTTTGTCGTACAGTGATGACTATGACACGGTTTCTTGCAATCAGCTGTTCACTGCACATGTGTGACCCCAACGAGGATGAGGAAAATGAAAAGAAGAAGGGGACCGCAGGGTACGATCGGCTCATGAGAATCCAACCTCTCAAAAACCAGATATCGGAGGCATGCAGAGCCTTCTACCACCCGTTGCAGAACCTTTTCATTGATGAGCGTATAGTGCGCGCCAAAGTCGGCGGCAGCCACAATCAGCACACTAAAGCCATACGCTACAAATGCGGCTTCAAACTGTGTATTTTGTTGGATTCACAGAATGGCTACACCTGCGACTTCGATGTCTTAGCGCACAAGAGCCCGTCTGCATCGAGTGCTGGGGAGGACCACGACGCCGTTCTGAACGTGCTGAACGTCACTCACCTGGGAACCGGGTACCACGTCTACATTGGTCACGCCTTTGCCAGCGCCGCTCTCTTCCGTGACCTGTACAAGAGGAAACTGGGGGCATGCGGACCGGTGCGTGCGGGCTTCTCCGGCGTCCAGGAGGACAGCACGCCCGCTCGGGCAGAGAGGGGCAACGTCCAATGGCTTCGAGACGGGGAGCTGCTCTTCATCGAGTGGTTGGACAGGCAACCAGTCACCATGTGCAGCACCATCCATAAAGCCTTTGGGAgggtgaaaaggaaaaaagacaCTGCCACTAGAAGGTCCGTGGGCATCCCAGAGATGATAGAGTCTTACAACAAGCATAAGAGGGGTGTTCAACTGTCTGATAACATGATGAAATGTTACAGTGTGGCCCACAAAACCATGAAGTGGTACAAGACCTTCTTCTTCCAGTTTGTAGACATTGCTGTGGTAAACGGCTTTCTCCTGCAGAAGGAGATTGCCCGGGTGAAGAAGACAACTCCCATGAGCCACAAGCAGTTCAGGGAGGAGCTATGCCTACAGCTTGCCGACATTGTTGAGCAGGAAGAGcctgatgaagaggaagagtcTTTACGGGAACAGGTGGAGGTAGTTAAAGGGAAAGCGGGTCCTCAGGGAGAGGAGCTAGAAGAAGAGCCAGAAGAAGAACTAGTGGAAGTCAAACAACCATGCTATCCTGTGCCCTTCATTGATACTACCGCTGCTGACACAAGCAGAGTGCCTAATCCGAGGAGGCAATGTTGTATGTGCAAAGAATTTAAGACCTACTGGAAATGTGGGTCTTGTCAGGTGGCACTCTGTCTAATACCAGACAGGAACTGCTTCAGAGCATGGCATATGGATAGAAATAATCTTGTGGAAGAGGTTTTCAAGAGGCAAATAAAGTATAACCCATACCCCCATCCTTGGATGGAATATGGCGGGAAGAAAATTGAGTTTAAGTCTCAAAAACAAGCCAGATGTTTCATTAAAAATCATTTTGGCTTGAGGACCAACAAGAAGTAA